Genomic DNA from Candidatus Hydrogenedentota bacterium:
CTTCAGGAAGTCTATAAAACGGGCCGTCCGGCCATATCCTTTGAGCTCTTTCCCCCGAAGACGGAGGAGGGGGTGGCCAGCCTCTTCGAGCATCTCAAGGAACTGGTGCTGTGCAAGCCCGCCTACATCACCTGCACCTACGGCGCGGGCGGTTCCACGCGGCAGCGCACGCTGGACATCCTGTCCGAAGTCCACGCGCGGCATCCCCGCATCCCCGTCGCGTCGCACCTGACCTGCGTGGGCTCCTCGCGGGACGACCTGCGGGCGTATCTGCGGGCGGCCGTCGCGGCGGGGGTGGACCGGGTGGTGGCGCTCCGGGGCGACCCGCCCAAGGGGGCGGACGCCTTCGAGTCGGCAACCGACGGGCTGCGCCATGCCAACGAGCTGGTGGAGCTGCTCCGCGCGGAGTTCCCCGCGCTGGGCGTGATTGTGGCGGGCTACCCCGAGACCCATCCCGAGGCGCCGTCCCTGGCCAAAGACATCGAAAACCTGAAGCGGAAAGTGGACGCCGGGGCGGACGCCGTCATCACCCAGCTCTTTTTCGACAACCTGGACTACTTCCGCTTCCGCGACCGCTGCGAGGAGGCGGGCATCACCGTGCCCATCGTGCCGGGCATCCTGCCCGTGACCAATCT
This window encodes:
- the metF gene encoding methylenetetrahydrofolate reductase [NAD(P)H], with the protein product MTQAPLSLQEVYKTGRPAISFELFPPKTEEGVASLFEHLKELVLCKPAYITCTYGAGGSTRQRTLDILSEVHARHPRIPVASHLTCVGSSRDDLRAYLRAAVAAGVDRVVALRGDPPKGADAFESATDGLRHANELVELLRAEFPALGVIVAGYPETHPEAPSLAKDIENLKRKVDAGADAVITQLFFDNLDYFRFRDRCEEAGITVPIVPGILPVTNLAQAKRMTALCGTHMSPKLVKRLEVHGDDEEGQYAVGVYHAARQAEELIAQGAPGIHFYVLNKSRAAALICRALALFTPVD